The Ornithodoros turicata isolate Travis chromosome 9, ASM3712646v1, whole genome shotgun sequence genome includes a region encoding these proteins:
- the LOC135369413 gene encoding uncharacterized protein LOC135369413: MSSLPLDPGVLTLTYADDIAFFSSSLSLHTLREKLQEYLLALSSWMRSVHLTLNVQKSAVLVFPQTNWTGGAVTIILDVAGQTIRQTNLLRYLGVWYDHMLHWDHHVEVISQKASKAIGTILRSASARCGMRRSTLLFLYKCYVRPILEFGCVVFSHLPDYRLSRLFAVERRALRLCMGLPKYTANQALYAEARIPPLKTRFRLLTVNTFLSLCQSPLASRQNQSLRDRAQWIARRWRKSNTPQLVFVESLLASLNTSLTAPPAPICPVSSMALRVADAFQPGVAYAPSPRLEALLSAHINQFPSHVVVATDASVSAQLAGAGVVFPQLDCHCPIRLPDYTPVFESELLAMILALRMAPLTFPRILLLSDSLSVITALASPPSEWLELLQALSPSHITEVVLTWIPGHCGLSPNELADNLAKISLSGPIIDVLPPLPSITRARYRRLLELTALRSLPARYAHLSHAWQADRCVSRHVEVLLTRLRCLALPLNFYLHRAGVSRSPACVHCGQEETVEHFLLHCPLYDRSRLIYLAQPLARQGVPLSLDAILSFGASHTEKWRFEIASRAAAFLTICGRF, translated from the coding sequence ATGAGTTCCCTACCTCTCGACCCGGGCGTCCTCACCCTGACCTATGCGGACGATATTGCCTTCTTCTCCAGCTCTCTATCGCTGCATACGCTACGTGAGAAACTGCAAGAATATCTCCTCGCGCTGTCATCCTGGATGCGTTCCGTCCACCTCACGTTGAACGTCCAGAAATCTGCAGTCCTGGTGTTCCCCCAGACCAACTGGACTGGAGGAGCTGTGACCATCATTCTGGATGTTGCCGGCCAGACCATTCGCCAGACCAACCTGCTGCGCTACCTAGGCGTCTGGTATGATCACATGCTCCACTGGGACCATCATGTGGAAGTCATAAGCCAGAAGGCTTCGAAAGCAATTGGCACAATCCTCCGCAGCGCCAGCGCCCGCTGTGGTATGCGCAGGAGCACCCTGCTCTTCCTGTACAAGTGCTACGTACGGCCAATTCTTGAGTTTGGGTGTGTCGTCTTCTCGCACCTCCCCGACTACCGTCTGAGCAGGCTATTCGCCGTAGAAAGGAGAGCCCTCCGCCTGTGCATGGGCCTCCCCAAGTACACGGCCAACCAGGCGCTGTATGCCGAAGCCCGCATTCCCCCTCTGAAGACTCGGTTCCGCCTACTCACTGTGAACACCTTCCTCTCGCTCTGCCAGAGCCCATTAGCCTCCAGACAGAACCAGTCTCTCAGGGATCGGGCCCAGTGGATCGCCCGGAGGTGGCGAAAATCCAACACCCCGCAGCTCGTCTTTGTCGAATCCCTTCTAGCCTCGCTGAATACTTCTCTGACTGCCCCTCCTGCGCCCATCTGTCCGGTCTCGTCCATGGCCCTGCGAGTTGCCGACGCGTTCCAGCCCGGCGTTGCCTACGCTCCGTCTCCCCGGCTTGAAGCCCTCCTCTCGGCGCACATCAACCAGTTCCCATCTCACGTTGTTGTCGCGACAGATGCCTCGGTCTCGGCTCAGCTAGCGGGTGCCGGCGTCGTCTTCCCTCAGCTCGACTGTCACTGCCCCATCCGCCTCCCTGACTACACTCCCGTGTTCGAGAGCGAACTCCTCGCCATGATACTGGCTCTCAGAATGGCGCCCCTTACATTTCCCAGGATCCTGCTTTTGTCCGACTCCCTGTCGGTCATCACTGCCCTAGCCAGCCCCCCCAGCGAGTGGCTCGAGCTCCTGCAGGCCCTGAGTCCTAGCCACATCACGGAGGTGGTCCTGACATGGATTCCTGGGCACTGTGGCCTATCTCCCAACGAGTTGGCGGACAACCTTGCAAAAATTTCCCTCTCCGGCCCTATCATTGACGTCCTTCCGCCCCTGCCCTCTATCACGCGGGCCAGGTATAGAAGGCTGCTGGAGCTGACCGCTCTCCGCTCTCTGCCAGCCCGGTACGCCCATCTTTCCCACGCTTGGCAGGCTGACCGCTGCGTCTCCCGTCATGTAGAAGTCTTGCTGACTCGACTGCGCTGTCTAGCCCTTCCACTGAACTTTTACCTGCACCGCGCGGGTGTCAGCCGCTCTCCTGCGTGCGTCCACTGCGGTCAAGAGGAAACTGTAGAGCACTTTCTCCTGCACTGCCCCCTCTACGACCGCTCCCGCCTTATCTACCTTGCCCAGCCGCTGGCTAGACAAGGGGTTCCCCTCTCCCTGGACGCCATCCTGTCATTTGGAGCCTCCCACACCGAAAAGTGGCGGTTTGAAATAGCGTCGAGAGCCGCCGCCTTTCTGACCATCTGCGGCCGCTTCTGA